The proteins below are encoded in one region of Triticum aestivum cultivar Chinese Spring chromosome 1B, IWGSC CS RefSeq v2.1, whole genome shotgun sequence:
- the LOC123112702 gene encoding probable chromatin-remodeling complex ATPase chain → MGKPAEYGDEEDEELSSSADAEGEEEQQEEEGSDEGEEEEEDDEEEEEPEGEQAAGDGEDAEEEVDEEEIVAATTGAGADDDDDDGGDGAGGAEEAESTEDDAAAEEGGEEDADESEDATGKTEIGKRERAKLREMQKLKKQKIQEILDSQNASIDADMNKKGKGRLKYLLQQTEIFAHFAKGSQAAEKKNRGKGRHASKVTEEEEDEEYLKEEDALAAGGTRLLIQPSCINGKMRDYQLAGLNWLIRLYENGINGILADEMGLGKTLQTISLLGYLHEFRGITGPHMVVAPKSTLGNWMKEIQRFCPVLRAVKFLGNPEERNHIRENLLAPGKFDVCVTSFEMAIKEKTALRRFSWRYIIIDEAHRIKNENSLLSKTMRLFSTNYRLLITGTPLQNNLHELWSLLNFLLPEIFSSAETFDEWFQISGENDQHEVVQQLHKVLRPFLLRRLKSDVEKGLPPKKETILKVGMSEMQKQYYRALLQKDLEVINAGGERKRLLNIAMQLRKCCNHPYLFQGAEPGPPYTTGDHLIENAGKMVLLDKLLPKLKARDSRVLIFSQMTRLLDILEDYLMYRGYQYCRIDGNTGGDDRDASIEAFNKPGSEKFIFLLSTRAGGLGINLATADIVVLYDSDWNPQVDLQAQDRAHRIGQKKEVQVFRFCTEYTIEEKVIERAYKKLALDALVIQQGRLAEQKAVNKDELLQMVRFGAEMVFSSKDSTITDEDIDRIIARGEEATAQLDAKMKKFTEDAIKFKMDDTAELYDFDDDKEEDKPDFKKLVSDNWIEPPRRERKRNYSESEYFKQALRQGGPAKPREPRIPRMPNLHDFQFFNTQRLNELYEKEVKYLVQTNQKKDTIGDGDGEDEEVEPLTEEEQEEKEQLLEEGFSTWTRRDFNTFIRACEKYGRDDIKSIASEMEGKTEEEVQRYAEVFKERYTELNDYDRIIKNIEKGESKISRKDEIMKAIAKKMDRYKNPWLELKIQYGQNKGKLYNEECDRFLLCMVHKLGYGNWEELKSAFRMSPLFRFDWFVKSRTTQELARRCDTLIRLVEKENQECDERDRQARKDKKNMTPTKRPSSSSPMDSPMQTPSKRGRRDGSAPSGKRRRR, encoded by the exons ATGGGGAAGCCGGCGGAGTACGGggatgaggaggacgaggagctGTCCAGCTCCGCCGACGCGGAGGGCGAggaggagcagcaggaggaggagggatcggatgagggcgaggaggaggaggaggatgatgaggaagaggaggagcccGAGGGGGAGCAGGCGGCGGGGGATGGCGAGGATGCGGAGGAAGAGGTGGACGAGGAGGAGATCGTCGCCGCTaccaccggcgccggcgccgatgacgacgacgacgacgggggaGACGGCGccggcggggcggaggaggccgaatCCACCGAGGACGACGCCGCcgcggaggagggcggcgaggaAGATGCCGACGAG TCTGAAGACGCCACTGGAAAGACAGAGATTGGCAAGAGGGAACGAGCCAagctcagggaaatgcagaagctcaagaAGCAGAAGATCCAGGAAATACTGGATAGCCAAAACGCTTCCATTGATGCTGACATG aacaagaagggaaagggccGACTGAAATACCTCTTGCAGCAGACTGAAATATTTGCTCATTTTGCGAAAGGAAGCCAAGCTGCGGAGAAAAAGAACCGCGGAAA GGGTCGTCATGCATCAAAGgtgacagaggaggaggaagatgaagaataCCTCAAGGAGGAAGATGCCCTTGCTGCAGGAGGAACACGCTTGCTTATACAACCATCAT GCATAAATGGGAAAATGAGAGATTACCAACTAGCTGGACTTAATTGGCTCATACGCTTGTATGAAAATGGCATCAATGGAATATTGGCTGATGAAATG GGTCTCGGAAAAACTCTCCAAACTATCTCCCTGCTTGGATATCTGCATGAGTTCAGAGGAATAACTGGTCCTCACATGGTTGTTGCACCAAAGTCTACTCTTGGCAATTGGATGAAGGAAATCCAACGTTTTTGCCCTGTTCTGCGTGCTGTCAAGTTCTTAGGAAACCCAGAAGAAAGG AATCATATACGGGAAAATTTGCTAGCTCCAGGGAAGTTTGATGTCTGTGTTACTAGTTTTGAAATGGCAATAAAAGAAAAAACTGCATTGAGGCGTTTTAGCTGGCGCTATATTATTATCGATGAAGCTCATCGGATAAAAAATGAGAACTCCCTTCTTTCTAAGACAATGAGGCTTTTCAGTACCAATTACCGTCTGCTCATCACAGGCACTCCGCTGCAG AATAATCTTCATGAGCTTTGGTCTCTTCTCAACTTCTTGTTGCCAGAAATATTTAGCTCTGCAGAGACTTTTGATGAATGGTTCCAAATCTCTGGGGAAAATGATCAACATGAGGTTGTTCAGCAGCTTCATAAG GTTTTGCGTCCATTTCTCCTTCGGAGGCTTAAATCGGATGTCGAGAAGGGTTTACCTCCAAAGAAGGAGACTATACTTAAAGTTGGAATGTCTGAGATGCAAAAACAGTATTATCGTGCTCTACTTCAGAAGGATCTGGAGGTTATTAATGCTGGTGGTGAGCGCAAGCGCCTTCTTAACATAGCCATGCAACTTCGGAAGTGCTGCAATCATCCATATTTATTCCAAGGTGCTGAGCCTGGCCCACCCTATACAACTGGGGACCATCTAATTGAGAATGCAG GAAAGATGGTTCTGTTAGATAAATTACTTCCCAAGCTAAAGGCCCGTGATTCCAGAGTACTGATATTCTCCCAG ATGACCCGTCTTTTGGACATTTTGGAAGATTATCTAATGTACAGAGGGTATCAGTATTGCCGGATTGATGGGAATACTGGTGGTGATGATCGTGATGCTTCCATTGAAGCTTTCAACAAGCCAGGGAGTGAAAAGTTTATCTTCTTACTTTCAACTAGGGCAGGTGGTCTTGGGATCAATCTTGCTACCGCTGACATTGTTGTTCTTTATGATAGTGATTG GAACCCTCAAGTGGATTTGCAAGCTCAAGACCGTGCACATAGAATTGGTCAAAAGAAAGAAGTTCAAGTCTTCCGTTTCTGCACCGAG TATACTATCGAGGAAAAAGTAATTGAGAGAGCATATAAGAAGCTTGCCTTGGATGCTTTGGTCATACAGCAAGGGCGATTGGCAGAACAGAAAG CCGTCAACAAGGATGAGCTGTTGCAAATGGTGAGATTTGGTGCTGAAATGGTATTCAGTTCCAAGGATAGCACAATAACAGATGAAGATATTGACCGCATTATCGCTAGAGGAGAAGAGGCGACAGCACAACTTGATGCAAAAATGAAGAAGTTCACAGAAGATGCCATTAAATTTAAAATGGACGACA CTGCTGAACTTTATGATTTTGATGACGACAAG GAGGAAGACAAGCCAGATTTTAAAAAGCTAGTCAGCGATAACTGGATAGAACCCCCTAGACGAGAAAGAAAACGAAA CTACTCTGAGTCTGAATATTTTAAGCAAGCACTTCGCCAAGGTGGCCCAGCAAAACCTAGGGAACCGAGAATTCCCCGAATGCCAAACTT GCATGATTTCCAGTTCTTCAACACGCAGAGGCTCAATGAATTGTATGAAAAGGAAGTCAAATATCTCGTG CAAACTAATCAGAAAAAGGATACAATTGGCGATGGTGATGGTGAGGATGAAG AAGTGGAACCTTTGACTGaggaagagcaagaagagaaggagcAGCTACTGGAAGAG GGCTTTTCAACATGGACGAGGAGGGACTTCAACACATTTATTCGAGCTTGTGAGAAATATGGTCGTGATGACATAAAGAGTATAGCCTCTGAAATGgaggggaaaacggaagaggaagttCAGCGTTATGCTGAAGTTTTCAAGGAAAGATACACAGAATTGAATG ATTATGACAGAATTATTAAGAACATTGAGAAAGGAGAATCAAAGATCTCTAGGAAGGATGAGATTATGAAAGCCATTGCGAAAAAGATGGACCGTTATAAGAACCCATGGTTGGAGTTGAAAATTCAGTATGGCCAGAACAAAGGGAAGCTGTACAATGAGGAATGCGACCGTTTTCTG TTGTGCATGGTGCACAAACTTGGCTATGGAAACTGGGAAGAACTGAAGTCGGCCTTCCGCATGTCTCCCTTGTTCCGTTTTGATTGGTTTGTGAAGTCCAGAACCACGCAAGAGTTGGCTAGAAGGTGCGACACTCTCATTCGTCTAGTGGAGAAGGAGAACCAAGAGTGTGATGAGCGTGATAGACAGGCCAGGAAAGATAAGAAG AACATGACACCAACAAAGCGTCCTTCGTCAAGTAGTCCAATGGACTCTCCCATGCAGACCCCCTCCAAGAGGGGGCGGAGGGACGGCAGTGCACCCTCG GGAAAGAGAAGGCGGCGATGA